A single region of the Nicotiana sylvestris chromosome 6, ASM39365v2, whole genome shotgun sequence genome encodes:
- the LOC138872018 gene encoding uncharacterized protein, giving the protein MSTAVITRSGRGDDVNTSKQKEIVSDEIQVQDDDVPLVDEQVREENVNAEMRIDVHDDEVETQNNVNPSREHIIDIQEMVVPKAKAPLTRSPPPYPQRLAKQKNENQFRKFIDMMKSLTINVPLVEDLEQMSGYAKFMKDLVTKKRSMDCETIKMTHQVSAIMHSMAPKLEDLGTFTIPYTIESTNFAKELCDLGASVNLMLYSMFKTLGIGQSRATLMRLQMADRTMKRLLGIIDDVLIWVDKFIFPVDFVILDCEVDYEVPIILVRPFLVIGKALVNVEAGNSPSEWVMKKWYFMCAS; this is encoded by the coding sequence atgtctacagcggTAATTACTAGAAGTGGTCGAGGTGATGATGTgaatacctccaagcaaaaggaaattgTGAGTGATGAGATTCAAGTGCAAGATGATGATGTTCCTTtagttgatgagcaagtgagAGAAGAGAATGTGAATGCTGAAATGAGGATTGATGTTCATGATGATGAGGTGGAGACCCAAAAtaacgtgaacccgtctagggaacacataatagacatacAGGAAATGGTAGTGCCCAAGGCTAAGGCTCCCTTGACAAGGtctcctccaccttaccctcaaaggcttgcgaagcaaaagaatgagaaccaatttagaaagtttattgacatgatgaagagcttaacAATCAATGTCCCTTTGGTGGAAGATCTTGAGCAAATGTCGGgttacgcaaagttcatgaaagatttggtgactaaaaagagatccatggattgtgagaccatcaaaatgactcaccAAGTAAGTGCAATTATGCACTCGATggccccaaagcttgaagatctcgGCACTTTCACCATCCCGTATACCATTGAGAGCACGAATTTTGCAAAGGAATTATGCGATTTGGGTGCAAGTGTCAATTTGATGCTTTACtccatgttcaaaactttgggtattgggcaatcGAGGGCTACTttaatgaggttgcaaatggcggatagaactatgaagaggctGCTTGGTATTATAGATGATGTTCTTATTTGGGTGGACAAGTTTATTTTTCCCGTTgattttgtgattttggactgtGAGGTTGATTATGAGGTTCCGATCATATTAGTAAGACCTTTCCTTGTAATTGGGAAGGCCTTAGTTAATGTGGAAGcagggaactcaccttccgagtgggtgatgaaaaagtggtatttcatgtgtgcaagttaa